A genomic window from Mesorhizobium sp. 131-2-1 includes:
- a CDS encoding Crp/Fnr family transcriptional regulator: MAFASANDRNDLPRLARIDPHQFDLLFSGCKVERYAAGQHLFVQEDAADRIYGVISGSVEISIYSPGGQKLVANIELSRSLVGEIGALDGRPRTATAICLTACELVSLSRAQLFDRIEKNPSLARAMIDLLCARLRWVSGELGDQAFFGIEARLAKRLVFLAGVMADSDGWIPISQSELGEFLGATRESVNKTLNDWRGRRIIDIKRGGLRITDARALGTIAESQDDD, encoded by the coding sequence ATGGCTTTCGCCAGCGCGAACGACAGGAACGACCTGCCGCGCCTTGCGCGGATCGATCCGCATCAATTCGATCTGCTGTTCAGCGGCTGCAAGGTCGAGCGCTATGCGGCCGGCCAGCATCTGTTCGTCCAGGAGGACGCCGCCGACCGCATCTACGGCGTGATCAGCGGCTCGGTGGAAATCTCGATCTACTCGCCGGGCGGCCAGAAGCTGGTGGCCAATATCGAATTGTCGCGCAGCCTGGTCGGCGAGATCGGCGCGCTCGACGGGCGCCCGCGCACGGCAACCGCCATCTGCCTCACAGCATGCGAGCTGGTCTCGCTTAGCCGAGCGCAACTCTTTGATCGCATTGAGAAAAACCCATCGCTGGCGCGCGCCATGATCGATTTGCTGTGCGCCCGGCTGCGCTGGGTCAGCGGAGAGCTCGGCGACCAAGCCTTCTTCGGCATCGAAGCCAGGCTGGCAAAACGACTGGTGTTCCTGGCCGGCGTCATGGCCGACAGTGACGGCTGGATACCGATCTCGCAGTCGGAGCTGGGCGAGTTCCTCGGCGCGACGCGCGAGTCGGTCAACAAGACCCTGAACGACTGGCGCGGCCGCCGGATCATCGACATCAAGCGCGGCGGCCTGCGCATAACCGACGCCAGGGCGCTGGGCACCATCGCCGAATCGCAGGACGACGACTGA
- a CDS encoding phosphoglycolate phosphatase, which yields MTRPIIVFDLDGTLVDTAPDLLDSLNHSLAASELAAVDEAGFRRFVGHGGRVMIERAHAAQQRSLAAEEHDRLLKLFLDHYTLNIPGKSRPYPGVVEALDRFKDAGYLLAVCTNKYEANSVALIGALGLARYFAAIAGQDTFAFRKPDPRHLTETIRLAGGDPDRALMVGDSQTDIDTAKAAGIPVVAVDFGYTDRHVREFEPSAVISHFDALTLGLAECLIAAAR from the coding sequence ATGACCAGACCGATCATCGTGTTCGACCTCGACGGGACGCTGGTCGACACGGCGCCGGATCTGCTCGACAGCCTGAACCACAGCCTCGCCGCCAGCGAACTCGCGGCGGTCGACGAGGCCGGCTTCAGGCGCTTCGTCGGCCATGGCGGTCGGGTGATGATCGAGCGGGCGCATGCCGCGCAGCAGCGGTCGCTGGCGGCGGAGGAGCACGACCGGCTGCTGAAACTGTTCCTCGACCACTACACGCTCAACATACCCGGCAAGTCGCGCCCCTACCCCGGCGTCGTCGAGGCGCTCGACCGCTTCAAGGACGCCGGCTACCTGCTCGCGGTCTGCACCAACAAATACGAGGCGAACTCGGTGGCGCTGATCGGCGCGCTCGGCCTGGCGCGGTATTTCGCCGCGATCGCCGGCCAGGACACGTTCGCCTTCCGCAAGCCCGACCCGCGCCATCTCACCGAAACCATCAGGCTGGCCGGCGGCGATCCGGACCGCGCGCTGATGGTCGGCGATTCGCAGACCGACATCGATACCGCCAAGGCCGCCGGCATTCCGGTGGTGGCGGTCGATTTCGGCTATACCGATCGCCATGTCAGGGAATTCGAACCGTCGGCGGTGATCTCGCATTTCGATGCGCTCACCCTTGGCCTCGCGGAGTGCCTGATTGCCGCCGCGCGTTGA
- the rpiA gene encoding ribose-5-phosphate isomerase RpiA → MDARQLKVEAARAALGHVTDGMRLGIGTGSTAEEFVRLLAEKVATGLSVIGVPTSERTAALCRELGVPLSTLEETPQLDLTVDGADEVDPALTLIKGGGGALLREKIVAAASGRMIVIADQSKMVETLGRFPLPIEVNKFGLRATEIAIGAAAAGLGLSGPVTLRMTAGQPFVTDGGHFILDASFGRIPDTRALSNALHAIPGVVEHGLFIGLASAAIIAGGDGIQTVHAARKPGSSIDHDVA, encoded by the coding sequence ATGGATGCGAGGCAACTGAAGGTCGAGGCCGCGCGGGCCGCTCTTGGCCATGTCACCGACGGGATGCGGCTTGGCATCGGCACCGGCTCGACGGCCGAGGAGTTCGTGCGCCTGCTCGCCGAGAAGGTCGCTACCGGGCTGAGCGTCATCGGCGTGCCGACCTCGGAACGCACCGCTGCACTTTGCCGCGAGCTCGGCGTGCCGCTCTCGACGCTCGAAGAGACACCGCAGCTCGACCTCACCGTCGACGGCGCCGACGAGGTCGACCCGGCGCTCACCCTGATCAAGGGTGGCGGCGGCGCGTTGCTGCGCGAAAAGATCGTCGCGGCGGCCTCCGGGCGCATGATCGTCATCGCCGACCAGTCCAAGATGGTCGAGACGCTCGGCCGCTTTCCGCTGCCGATCGAAGTCAACAAGTTCGGCCTGCGCGCCACCGAGATCGCGATCGGCGCGGCCGCCGCAGGCCTCGGCCTGTCCGGGCCGGTGACATTGAGGATGACGGCAGGCCAGCCATTTGTTACAGACGGCGGCCATTTTATCCTCGATGCATCTTTTGGCCGCATTCCGGATACAAGAGCGCTTTCGAATGCTCTCCATGCCATTCCAGGCGTTGTCGAGCATGGTCTTTTCATCGGGCTGGCGTCAGCGGCCATCATCGCCGGCGGCGACGGCATCCAAACCGTCCATGCCGCCCGAAAACCAGGGAGTTCTATCGACCATGATGTTGCATAA
- a CDS encoding DUF2059 domain-containing protein: MMLHNRVRRFSAALAASAVLALSSPAFAQDVSESHLKAARAAVAAIHATDPFDNILPQAAVALENQLIQKNPDMQELIGKTVTEKAMLLAARRSDLEKEAALAYAKVFSEKELNDIATFYSSDSGKKLLDSGPAVTRDLVKAADIWQNGVARDLAQQVGETLAAAAKAAAPAAPAPADATAPADGAAPADGSAPADGDAPADNTQN, translated from the coding sequence ATGATGTTGCATAACCGGGTTCGCCGCTTCTCGGCCGCTCTGGCGGCTTCGGCTGTCCTTGCGCTGTCCTCGCCGGCGTTTGCCCAGGACGTCTCCGAATCGCACCTGAAGGCCGCGCGCGCGGCCGTCGCCGCGATCCATGCCACCGATCCGTTCGACAACATCCTGCCGCAGGCGGCGGTGGCGCTTGAGAATCAGCTCATCCAGAAGAACCCCGACATGCAGGAGCTGATCGGCAAGACCGTCACCGAGAAGGCCATGCTGCTGGCGGCGCGCCGCTCCGATCTCGAGAAGGAGGCGGCGCTCGCCTATGCCAAGGTGTTCTCCGAGAAGGAGCTCAACGATATCGCGACCTTCTACAGCTCCGATTCGGGCAAGAAGCTGCTCGACAGTGGTCCTGCGGTGACGCGCGATCTCGTCAAGGCAGCCGACATTTGGCAGAACGGCGTCGCCCGCGACCTCGCCCAGCAGGTCGGCGAAACGCTGGCCGCCGCGGCGAAGGCCGCCGCTCCGGCCGCGCCTGCTCCTGCCGATGCGACCGCTCCCGCGGATGGTGCCGCGCCGGCCGATGGCTCGGCTCCGGCTGACGGCGATGCGCCGGCCGACAACACGCAGAACTGA
- the gor gene encoding glutathione-disulfide reductase: MTAYDYDLFVIGGGSGGVRAARVAAALGKRVGIAEEYRYGGTCVIRGCVPKKLYVYASQFPEHFADAAGYGWTVPEASFDWPTLVANKDKEIARLEAIYEKNVKGAGGETFHSRAMLVDPHVVHLLGEDRTVTADQILIATGGRPAPHPALVGHEHCIFSNEAFDLKKLPKAIMIEGGGYIAVEFANIFHGLGVDTTLVYRGKEILSRFDMDLRRTLHETMEKKGIKILCHAVSEWVRKRPDGRLDALVTGGKVLTVDQVMLAIGRIPNTENMGLEGVGIELTRTGAINVDKYSRTNLDNIWAIGDVTNRVQLTPVAIHEAMCFIETAFKDNPTAPDHDTIPTAVFSQPEIGTVGLSEDEAVKRFPDIEVYRASFRPMRHTLSGRDEKMLMKLVVDGASRRVLGAHILGPDAGEMAQLLGIPLKAGLTKEDFDRTMAVHPTAAEELVTMYKPTYRVKNGERI, from the coding sequence ATGACCGCCTACGACTATGATCTCTTCGTCATCGGCGGTGGCTCCGGAGGGGTGAGGGCGGCCCGCGTAGCGGCAGCGCTCGGCAAGCGCGTCGGCATCGCCGAGGAATACCGCTATGGCGGCACCTGCGTCATCCGCGGCTGCGTGCCGAAGAAGCTCTACGTCTATGCCTCGCAATTTCCCGAGCATTTTGCTGACGCCGCCGGCTACGGCTGGACGGTGCCCGAGGCCAGTTTCGACTGGCCGACGCTGGTCGCCAACAAGGACAAGGAGATTGCCCGGCTGGAAGCTATCTACGAGAAAAACGTGAAAGGTGCCGGCGGCGAGACCTTCCATTCGCGCGCCATGCTGGTCGATCCGCATGTGGTGCATCTGCTCGGCGAGGACCGGACCGTCACCGCCGACCAGATACTCATCGCCACCGGCGGCCGGCCGGCGCCGCATCCGGCCCTCGTCGGCCATGAGCATTGCATCTTCTCCAACGAAGCCTTCGATCTCAAGAAATTGCCGAAGGCGATCATGATCGAGGGCGGCGGCTACATCGCCGTCGAATTCGCCAACATCTTCCATGGGCTCGGCGTCGACACCACGCTGGTCTATCGCGGCAAGGAGATCCTGTCCCGCTTCGACATGGATCTCAGGCGCACGCTGCACGAGACCATGGAGAAGAAGGGCATCAAGATCCTATGCCATGCGGTGTCGGAATGGGTGCGCAAGCGGCCGGACGGGCGTCTCGACGCGCTCGTCACCGGCGGCAAGGTGCTGACCGTCGACCAGGTGATGCTCGCCATCGGTCGCATCCCAAACACCGAGAACATGGGCCTGGAAGGCGTCGGCATCGAGCTCACCAGGACCGGCGCCATCAATGTCGACAAGTACTCGCGCACCAACCTCGACAACATCTGGGCGATCGGCGACGTCACCAACCGCGTGCAATTGACGCCGGTGGCGATCCACGAGGCGATGTGCTTCATCGAGACCGCCTTCAAGGACAACCCGACCGCGCCCGACCACGACACCATCCCGACGGCGGTGTTTTCGCAGCCGGAGATCGGCACCGTCGGCCTGTCTGAGGACGAGGCGGTCAAGCGCTTTCCCGACATCGAGGTTTATCGCGCCAGCTTCCGCCCGATGCGCCATACCCTGTCCGGCCGCGACGAGAAGATGCTGATGAAGCTGGTGGTCGACGGTGCCTCGCGCAGAGTGCTCGGCGCCCATATCCTTGGGCCGGACGCCGGCGAGATGGCGCAGCTTCTCGGCATCCCGCTGAAAGCCGGACTGACCAAGGAAGATTTCGACCGCACCATGGCCGTGCATCCGACGGCGGCCGAAGAACTGGTCACCATGTACAAGCCGACCTATCGGGTGAAGAACGGCGAGCGCATCTGA
- the mgtE gene encoding magnesium transporter has product MNEFAPVLDDEAIAVARVLANDHVADVVEALNHEPRETAIELLCAVPFERLVEIFDQPELESAPELVEALPRAKASKLLTAMSVDRAADILRELDEPARSELLGALAPSLRATLLSILGYPEGSAASIMTTEFVSVPSDWTVGRTLDYIRKVERTRETVYAIYIVDPETHLLVRSTGLRRLITGEPDDPILSVAPDRAPVTVTPLTDRETLAQTISKYDLLAVPVVDHGKILGIVTIDDIIDTMVEETTEDVHRFGGMEALDEPYMKMGFLAMIQKRAGWLCVLFLSEMLTANAMQSYEGELEKAIVLTLFIPLIMSSGGNSGSQATSLVIRALALREIGLGDWWRVALRELPTGLVLGSILGIVGVCRITLWQYFGFYDYGPHWMLIAATVGAALIGIVTFGSLSGSMLPFALKRIGFDPASASAPFVATLVDVTGLVIYFSVALVILRGTLL; this is encoded by the coding sequence ATGAATGAATTCGCACCCGTATTGGACGACGAAGCCATCGCCGTCGCCCGTGTGCTTGCCAACGACCACGTCGCCGACGTCGTCGAGGCGCTGAACCACGAACCACGCGAGACAGCCATCGAGCTGCTTTGCGCCGTGCCTTTCGAGCGGCTGGTCGAGATCTTCGACCAGCCGGAGCTCGAAAGCGCCCCGGAGCTCGTCGAAGCCCTGCCTCGCGCCAAGGCGAGCAAGCTCCTGACCGCCATGTCCGTCGACCGTGCGGCCGACATCCTGCGCGAGCTCGACGAGCCTGCCCGCTCCGAACTGCTCGGCGCGCTCGCACCATCGCTGCGCGCGACGCTGCTTTCCATTCTCGGCTATCCCGAGGGCAGTGCCGCCTCCATCATGACGACGGAGTTCGTCAGCGTGCCTTCGGACTGGACCGTCGGCCGCACGCTCGACTACATCCGCAAGGTCGAGCGCACCCGCGAGACCGTCTACGCGATCTACATCGTCGATCCGGAAACGCACCTCCTGGTGCGTTCGACCGGGCTGCGCCGTCTGATCACCGGCGAGCCCGACGATCCGATCCTGTCGGTGGCGCCGGATCGTGCGCCGGTGACGGTCACGCCGCTGACCGATCGTGAAACCTTGGCGCAGACGATCTCCAAATACGACCTGCTCGCCGTGCCGGTGGTCGACCACGGCAAGATCCTCGGTATCGTCACCATCGACGACATCATCGACACGATGGTCGAGGAAACGACCGAGGACGTGCATCGTTTCGGCGGCATGGAGGCGCTCGACGAGCCCTATATGAAGATGGGCTTCCTTGCGATGATCCAAAAGCGCGCCGGCTGGCTCTGCGTGCTGTTCCTCAGCGAGATGCTGACTGCCAACGCTATGCAAAGCTATGAAGGCGAGCTGGAGAAGGCGATCGTGCTGACGCTGTTCATCCCGCTGATCATGAGCTCCGGCGGCAACTCGGGCTCGCAGGCGACCTCGCTGGTCATCCGGGCGCTGGCGCTGCGCGAGATCGGGCTCGGCGACTGGTGGCGGGTGGCGCTGCGCGAGCTGCCGACCGGCCTCGTGCTCGGATCGATCCTCGGCATCGTCGGCGTCTGCCGCATTACGCTCTGGCAGTATTTCGGCTTCTACGACTACGGCCCGCACTGGATGCTGATCGCGGCGACGGTGGGGGCAGCGCTGATCGGCATCGTCACCTTCGGTTCGCTGTCGGGATCGATGCTGCCCTTCGCCCTGAAGCGCATCGGCTTCGATCCGGCGAGCGCCTCTGCGCCGTTCGTTGCCACGCTGGTCGATGTCACCGGCCTGGTGATCTATTTCTCGGTGGCGCTGGTGATCCTGCGCGGCACGCTGCTGTAG
- a CDS encoding ABC transporter ATP-binding protein/permease — translation MRTFWGLMRAYWFSDRWKEAWTLTLVIALLTALSSKSGVWFAEASGELVNSIAFFHDAANTTPLRTLLTNAGILILIVVLKDAGFTGIRSLVSATLHRKWRGWLDGRFNEALLDPNHTHFHAQHGSSDSVAPDNIDQRVQESIKDMTGGAIGLAMGVLAVATSLYFVGEKLLETSVEVKGLEFLGSYGSAVLAFLAVAVYVPLNTWIAVKLGRLLERLNVRMQQSEGSYRGELTTFLRRSFHVAASQGENVQKTMHTRLYADIDRNWARLNIVNTGYNSFELIYNFIGARIVAYGPGLVPFIHNGFDLKGYITGSEMVNALIGQCSWFIHVMPAIATLRANSQRVTELANAIENVQQPQEFYRQTGRSDFSYAGQNPVFGLTIQKLELAHQGEDATPFLSAANLRFRRGEWTFLKGESGCGKTSLIKAINGLWPYGRGTVVFPEGVKSFYAAQEVKLQQVSLKQLVCLPGSERDHTDAQVASALHKAGLGDFIEHMADESRDGTNWDQLLSGGQKQKLVVARIVLQQPGLLFLDEATGALDPDGKIAFHQAIKDNCPEVTVISVMHEAVPPRSLTGAEFYHSVVAISDGVATKKPLAPSLPRELTTILVQPTRPPEDKWIRFSRRLKQK, via the coding sequence ATGCGGACCTTCTGGGGACTGATGCGAGCCTACTGGTTCTCGGATCGCTGGAAGGAAGCCTGGACCCTCACCCTCGTCATCGCGCTGCTGACGGCGCTGTCCAGCAAGTCCGGCGTGTGGTTCGCCGAAGCATCAGGTGAGCTGGTCAATTCGATCGCCTTCTTCCACGATGCCGCAAACACCACCCCTCTCCGGACACTGCTGACCAACGCCGGCATCCTCATCCTTATCGTCGTACTCAAGGATGCGGGCTTCACCGGCATACGCAGCCTCGTTTCGGCGACGCTGCACCGCAAATGGCGCGGCTGGCTGGACGGCCGCTTCAACGAAGCGCTCCTTGACCCCAATCACACACATTTCCACGCCCAGCACGGTTCGTCCGATAGCGTGGCTCCCGACAATATCGACCAACGCGTCCAGGAATCGATCAAGGACATGACCGGCGGCGCCATCGGCCTCGCCATGGGCGTGCTCGCCGTCGCCACATCGCTCTACTTTGTCGGCGAGAAGCTGCTGGAGACCTCGGTCGAAGTGAAAGGTCTGGAATTCCTCGGCAGTTACGGCAGCGCGGTCCTGGCTTTCCTGGCGGTCGCCGTCTACGTGCCGCTCAATACCTGGATCGCGGTCAAGCTGGGCAGGCTGCTGGAACGCCTCAATGTCAGGATGCAGCAGTCCGAAGGCAGTTATCGCGGCGAGCTGACCACCTTCCTGCGCCGCAGTTTCCATGTCGCGGCTTCGCAGGGCGAAAATGTGCAGAAGACGATGCACACCCGGCTCTACGCCGACATCGACCGCAATTGGGCGCGGCTGAACATCGTCAACACCGGCTACAATTCGTTCGAGCTGATCTACAATTTCATCGGTGCCCGCATCGTCGCCTATGGGCCGGGCCTTGTGCCCTTCATCCACAACGGCTTCGATCTCAAGGGCTACATTACCGGCTCCGAAATGGTCAACGCGCTGATTGGCCAGTGCTCCTGGTTCATCCATGTGATGCCGGCGATCGCCACGCTGCGGGCCAACAGCCAACGCGTCACCGAGCTCGCCAACGCCATCGAGAACGTCCAGCAGCCACAGGAATTCTACCGCCAGACCGGCCGCTCCGACTTCAGCTACGCTGGCCAGAATCCGGTCTTCGGCCTGACCATCCAGAAGCTGGAGCTGGCGCATCAGGGCGAGGACGCGACACCCTTCCTCAGCGCCGCGAACCTGCGCTTCCGGCGCGGCGAGTGGACCTTCCTCAAGGGTGAGTCCGGTTGCGGCAAGACCTCGCTGATCAAGGCGATCAACGGCCTCTGGCCCTATGGGCGGGGCACCGTCGTTTTCCCGGAAGGCGTCAAGAGCTTCTACGCTGCGCAGGAAGTGAAGCTGCAGCAGGTGTCGCTGAAGCAGCTGGTCTGCCTGCCAGGCTCCGAGCGCGACCACACCGATGCGCAGGTCGCGTCGGCCTTGCACAAGGCGGGCCTTGGCGACTTTATCGAGCACATGGCCGATGAGAGCCGCGACGGGACGAACTGGGACCAGTTGCTGTCGGGCGGCCAGAAGCAGAAGCTGGTGGTTGCCCGTATCGTGCTGCAGCAGCCCGGCCTTCTGTTCCTCGACGAGGCGACCGGCGCGCTCGATCCTGACGGCAAGATCGCCTTCCACCAGGCCATCAAGGACAATTGCCCCGAGGTCACGGTCATCAGCGTCATGCACGAGGCCGTGCCGCCGCGCTCGCTCACGGGCGCCGAGTTCTACCACAGCGTGGTCGCGATCAGCGACGGCGTCGCCACCAAGAAGCCGCTTGCGCCGAGCCTGCCGCGCGAGCTCACCACCATCCTCGTGCAGCCGACAAGGCCGCCCGAGGACAAATGGATACGCTTCTCGCGCCGGCTGAAGCAGAAATAG
- a CDS encoding DsbA family oxidoreductase, giving the protein MSGGNSLTVDVVSDVVCPWCFIGQKRLDKAIAMAGDIEAQVRWRPFQLDPTIPAGGMDRREYMIAKFGSEERIRQIHARIEPLGEAEGIHFAFGAIKVAANTLDAHRVIRWAGAAGEAVQNRLVRRLFQLNFEEGANLGDHAVLTAAAREAGMDASVVETLLPTDADVDQVRTEIATASRMGITGVPCFLLEGKYAVMGAQDADTLADAIRQVAAAKARGELETAAG; this is encoded by the coding sequence ATGAGCGGTGGAAATTCCCTCACGGTGGATGTTGTGTCCGATGTCGTCTGTCCCTGGTGCTTCATCGGCCAGAAACGGCTCGACAAGGCGATCGCCATGGCTGGCGACATCGAGGCGCAGGTGCGCTGGCGGCCGTTCCAGCTCGACCCGACCATCCCGGCCGGAGGCATGGATCGTCGCGAATACATGATCGCCAAGTTCGGCAGCGAGGAGCGCATCCGCCAGATCCATGCCCGGATCGAACCGCTGGGCGAAGCCGAAGGCATCCACTTCGCCTTCGGCGCCATCAAGGTGGCGGCCAATACACTCGACGCGCACCGTGTCATCCGCTGGGCGGGCGCCGCCGGCGAGGCGGTGCAGAACCGGCTGGTGCGCCGGCTGTTCCAGCTCAATTTCGAGGAAGGCGCCAATTTAGGCGATCACGCCGTGCTGACCGCAGCCGCCCGCGAGGCCGGCATGGACGCCTCCGTGGTCGAGACGCTGCTGCCGACCGATGCCGATGTCGATCAGGTGCGCACCGAGATAGCCACGGCCTCGCGCATGGGCATAACCGGCGTTCCCTGCTTCCTGCTCGAAGGCAAATACGCGGTCATGGGCGCGCAGGACGCCGACACGCTCGCCGACGCCATCCGCCAGGTCGCCGCGGCCAAGGCGCGGGGCGAACTGGAAACGGCGGCCGGTTGA
- a CDS encoding extracellular solute-binding protein, whose amino-acid sequence MGRVLVWLIAATSFLTLSPGPVQSEPKHAIAMQGEPALPAGYTHFNYANPDAPKGGSITYCVVGSFDNLNPFILKSLRTTARGMMDTIYGNLVFEPLMQRNYDEPFSLYGLLADSADMDAERKSIEFHLDPRAKWSDGQPVTPEDVLFTYDVFTAKGRPPYSDRMAKIAKLEKTGDHSVRFTFNDKADREFPLIIALTPIIPQHAFDKETFDKTTLKPVTGSGPYTVAQVVPGQRIVFKRNPDYWGKDVPAKRGFDNFDQITIEYFLNANAKTEAFKKGICAIDDETDPVKRERDLDFPAFHKGDVVAETFDTGIPPVVTGFLFNTRLQKFANPAVRRALGMLYDFEWANKNLFGGKYSRTMSYWQNSELSALGHPADDREKALLAPYPGRVPADVMDGSWRPPVTDGSGQDRRVLKAAFELLKSEGYAVKDGVMLDPQGNPFGFEILTASQDEERLAAIYQRTLEKIGIEVSIRSLDGDQIQSRKQRFDFEVLVGSSGFNNSLSPGIEQIGRWGSSAAKAEGSFNLAGVADPAVDAAIDAMLRARSKEDYVAAVRALDRLLISGSYMVPMQYNAQQWIAYWNYLEHPQKTPIFGYQLPTWWRKPN is encoded by the coding sequence ATGGGCCGCGTTCTCGTTTGGCTGATCGCCGCGACCTCGTTTCTCACCCTTTCGCCTGGACCGGTGCAGTCGGAGCCAAAGCACGCCATCGCCATGCAGGGCGAGCCGGCGCTGCCTGCCGGCTATACGCATTTCAACTACGCCAATCCCGATGCGCCGAAGGGCGGCAGCATCACCTATTGCGTCGTCGGCAGTTTCGACAACCTCAACCCGTTCATCCTCAAAAGCCTGCGCACTACGGCGCGCGGCATGATGGACACGATCTACGGCAATCTCGTCTTCGAGCCGCTGATGCAGCGCAACTATGACGAGCCATTCAGCCTCTACGGCCTGCTTGCCGACAGCGCCGACATGGACGCAGAGCGCAAGAGCATCGAATTCCATCTCGATCCCAGGGCAAAGTGGTCGGACGGCCAGCCGGTGACGCCGGAGGACGTGCTGTTCACCTACGATGTCTTCACCGCCAAGGGCCGCCCGCCCTACAGCGACCGCATGGCCAAGATCGCCAAGCTGGAGAAGACCGGCGACCACAGCGTGCGCTTCACCTTCAACGACAAGGCCGATCGCGAATTTCCGCTGATCATCGCGCTGACGCCGATCATCCCGCAGCACGCCTTCGACAAGGAAACCTTCGACAAGACGACGCTGAAGCCCGTGACCGGCAGCGGCCCCTACACGGTGGCGCAAGTGGTGCCTGGCCAGCGCATCGTGTTCAAGCGCAATCCCGACTATTGGGGCAAGGACGTCCCGGCGAAGCGCGGCTTCGACAATTTCGACCAGATCACCATCGAGTATTTCCTCAACGCCAACGCCAAGACCGAAGCGTTCAAGAAAGGCATTTGCGCCATCGATGACGAAACCGATCCGGTCAAGCGCGAGCGCGATCTTGACTTTCCGGCCTTTCACAAGGGCGACGTGGTCGCTGAGACCTTCGATACCGGCATTCCGCCCGTCGTCACCGGGTTCCTGTTCAACACCAGACTGCAGAAGTTTGCCAACCCCGCCGTCCGGCGCGCACTCGGCATGCTCTATGACTTCGAATGGGCCAACAAGAACCTGTTCGGCGGCAAATATAGCCGCACCATGAGCTATTGGCAGAATTCGGAGCTTTCCGCGCTCGGCCATCCTGCGGACGACAGGGAAAAGGCGCTGCTGGCGCCCTACCCCGGCCGCGTCCCCGCCGATGTCATGGACGGCAGCTGGCGGCCGCCGGTCACCGACGGCTCCGGCCAGGACCGCAGGGTGCTCAAAGCGGCTTTCGAGCTGTTGAAGAGCGAGGGCTATGCGGTCAAGGACGGCGTGATGCTCGACCCGCAGGGCAATCCCTTTGGCTTCGAGATCCTGACCGCCTCGCAGGACGAGGAGCGGCTCGCCGCCATCTACCAGCGCACGCTGGAGAAGATCGGTATCGAGGTGAGCATCCGCAGCCTCGACGGCGACCAGATCCAGTCGCGCAAGCAGCGTTTCGATTTCGAGGTGCTGGTCGGCTCGAGCGGCTTCAACAACTCGCTTTCGCCGGGCATCGAGCAGATCGGCCGCTGGGGCTCTTCCGCCGCCAAGGCCGAAGGATCATTCAATCTTGCCGGCGTCGCCGACCCGGCGGTGGACGCGGCGATCGATGCCATGCTGAGGGCCCGTTCCAAGGAAGACTATGTCGCCGCCGTTCGCGCCCTCGACCGGTTGCTGATCTCAGGCAGTTACATGGTGCCGATGCAATACAACGCCCAGCAATGGATCGCGTACTGGAATTATCTGGAACATCCGCAAAAGACACCCATATTCGGCTATCAACTGCCGACCTGGTGGCGCAAGCCGAACTGA
- a CDS encoding invasion associated locus B family protein: MKSLNSNAYRLSVLAAGVIGFLGAELPAASAQQQPQIPQGWFKACTKQEDVDICNVQNIVTAGNGQLVTGISLIELKGKVNRKVFQVTVPTGRLVPPGIGLQIDTGKAQKLDYVICFPDRCVAEVPLTDQLVASFKKGQAITLTSVNFQNQPNPIKVALTGFSGAYDGPPLQQSDIEDRQKKLQDFVAKNNQDFAKKLKEEQDKAKTAN; this comes from the coding sequence ATGAAGAGCCTGAACAGCAACGCGTACCGCCTTTCGGTCCTGGCCGCAGGCGTGATCGGCTTTCTGGGCGCTGAGCTTCCGGCTGCCTCCGCGCAGCAGCAACCGCAGATTCCGCAGGGCTGGTTCAAGGCCTGCACCAAGCAGGAAGACGTCGACATCTGCAATGTCCAGAACATCGTCACCGCCGGCAATGGCCAACTCGTCACCGGCATCAGCCTGATCGAGCTGAAGGGCAAGGTGAACCGCAAGGTGTTCCAGGTGACGGTGCCGACCGGCCGTCTGGTCCCTCCCGGGATCGGCCTGCAGATCGACACCGGCAAGGCGCAGAAGCTCGACTATGTCATCTGCTTCCCCGACCGCTGCGTGGCCGAAGTGCCGCTGACCGACCAGCTCGTCGCTTCCTTCAAGAAGGGCCAGGCGATCACGCTTACCTCGGTCAACTTCCAGAACCAGCCGAACCCGATCAAGGTCGCGCTGACCGGTTTCAGCGGCGCCTATGACGGCCCGCCGCTGCAGCAGTCGGACATCGAGGACCGGCAGAAGAAGCTGCAGGACTTCGTGGCCAAGAACAACCAGGACTTCGCCAAGAAGCTCAAGGAAGAGCAGGACAAGGCGAAGACCGCCAACTGA